A single window of Girardinichthys multiradiatus isolate DD_20200921_A chromosome 15, DD_fGirMul_XY1, whole genome shotgun sequence DNA harbors:
- the LOC124882562 gene encoding uncharacterized protein LOC124882562 isoform X5: protein MLQTATPVKYPTGYSTPGTLAKRPKLTLSSFERSRFGGRHVENAKPNINVARKTHTNATRACTSTAAHSCADPVPAGGSLHNISPPQPQSAETFFLAPPLPAPKRQRPVEEQSSGVNANPFQPENTAVVQSPHLPGLQPASSAVVQSTVSSGLPGQTTSSEQVAVDEHSRAGMDRVDVLAEYLVELRKEKGLTLTNQQANTIVGLWHKLEQNDKDRILYAARHQERLLTGRFRSPKKKAVYAGVESTKRCVLGSSGSAAQWPDCSRLIEMIFIRLCNIHSSPKKIGHQTFSRWSQILNDYKNIRQLILNNGIIMKDTTLQLVTVNQTTLIQWHNKRFKAQDVAILMQGLVLPQERPIASEPLLPVNARPTQLTPHKHEHTYNLPPDTTGQAKTKLTIRDRAELKTIQPKPPASQPTVFYMPLHMPSTTAAGNNLPQLLLPPPTTPNIICPPYSKTPTGLTQTQETTQKEKRKYTRTVTSNRCTKCGEPRTTETGHSQYKGRIYCPNRETLTKEQWLRRMRK from the exons ATG CTCCAGACTGCTACTCCAGTCAAATACCCCACAGGTTACAGCACACCTGGAACTCTGGCAAAAAGGCCAAAACTCACCCTTTCTTCA TTTGAAAGGTCCAGATTTGGTGGCAGGCATGTGGAGAATGCAAAGCCAAATATAAATGTTGCACGAAAAACTCAT ACGAATGCAACACGTGCTTGTACAAGTACAGCAGCCCATTCTTGTGCGGATCCAGTGCCAGCAGGTGGTTCGCTTCACAACATCTCTCCACCACAGCCTCAAAGTGCAGAGACCTTTTTTCTTGCTCCTCCATTACCGGCTCCCAAACGACAACGGCCAGTGGAAGAGCAGAGTTCAGGAGTAAatgca AACCCATTCCAGCCTGAGAACACTGCTGTGGTCCAGTCCCCTCACCTGCCGGGGCTCCAGCCTGCGTCCTCCGCTGTGGTCCAGTCCACTGTTTCGTCGGGGTTACCTGGGCAAACTACATCTTCAGAGCAAGTT GCCGTGGATGAACACAGTAGGGCAGGAATGGATCGTGTTGATGTGCTTGCGGAGTACTTGGTGGAACTACGAAAGGAAAAAGGCCTAACTCTTACCAACCAGCAGGCCAACACCATTGTGGGTCTTTGGCATAAATTGGAGCAAAATGATAAAGACCGGATTTTGTATGCTGCACGACATCAGGAACGACTGCTCACTGGTCGATTTAGGTCACCCAAAAAGAAGGCTGTTTATGCAGGAGTTGAAAGCACAAAAAGGTGTGTACTTGGTTCTTCTGGTTCTGCTGCTCAATGGCCAGATTGCAGCCGACTTATTGAAATGATCTTTATCAGGTTGTGCAACATTCATAGTAGCCCCAAAAAAATTGGACACCAAACTTTTTCTAGGTGGTCACAAATTCTAAATGATTACAAAAACATTCGACAGCTAATTTTGAACAATGGCATTATTATGAAAGACACAACCCTGCAACTTGTCACTGTAAACCAGACCACCTTAATACAGTGGCAtaacaaaagatttaaagcacAAGATGTTGCCATTCTGATGCAAGGGCTGGTACTGCCTCAGGAACGGCCCATTGCCAGTGAACCACTGCTCCCAGTAAATGCTAGGCCCACTCAACTCACACCACACAAACATGAACACACTTACAACCTGCCACCTGACACCACTGGccaggcaaaaacaaaactcactaTCAGAgacagagctgagctgaaaaccaTTCAGCCAAAACCCCCTGCATCTCAGCCAACAGTTTTTTATATGCCACTCCACATGCCATCTACCACTGCAGCAGGCAACAATTTGccacagcttctgctgccacCCCCCACTACACCAAACATCATATGCCCACCATATTCTAAAACACCTACAGGCCTTACCCAAACCCAAGAGACAACCCAAAAAGAAAAGCGCAAATACACAAGGACAGTCACATCCAACAGATGCACTAAATGCGGTGAGCCACGCACCACAGAAACTGGCCATAGCCAATACAAAGGCAGGATTTACTGCCCAAACAGGGAGACACTGACCAAAGAGCAGTGGCTCAGAAGAATGAGAAAATAA
- the LOC124882562 gene encoding uncharacterized protein LOC124882562 isoform X4 codes for MAITCICVIFQLQTATPVKYPTGYSTPGTLAKRPKLTLSSFERSRFGGRHVENAKPNINVARKTHTNATRACTSTAAHSCADPVPAGGSLHNISPPQPQSAETFFLAPPLPAPKRQRPVEEQSSGVNANPFQPENTAVVQSPHLPGLQPASSAVVQSTVSSGLPGQTTSSEQVAVDEHSRAGMDRVDVLAEYLVELRKEKGLTLTNQQANTIVGLWHKLEQNDKDRILYAARHQERLLTGRFRSPKKKAVYAGVESTKRCVLGSSGSAAQWPDCSRLIEMIFIRLCNIHSSPKKIGHQTFSRWSQILNDYKNIRQLILNNGIIMKDTTLQLVTVNQTTLIQWHNKRFKAQDVAILMQGLVLPQERPIASEPLLPVNARPTQLTPHKHEHTYNLPPDTTGQAKTKLTIRDRAELKTIQPKPPASQPTVFYMPLHMPSTTAAGNNLPQLLLPPPTTPNIICPPYSKTPTGLTQTQETTQKEKRKYTRTVTSNRCTKCGEPRTTETGHSQYKGRIYCPNRETLTKEQWLRRMRK; via the exons ATGGCAATAACCTGTATTTGTGTCATATTTCAGCTCCAGACTGCTACTCCAGTCAAATACCCCACAGGTTACAGCACACCTGGAACTCTGGCAAAAAGGCCAAAACTCACCCTTTCTTCA TTTGAAAGGTCCAGATTTGGTGGCAGGCATGTGGAGAATGCAAAGCCAAATATAAATGTTGCACGAAAAACTCAT ACGAATGCAACACGTGCTTGTACAAGTACAGCAGCCCATTCTTGTGCGGATCCAGTGCCAGCAGGTGGTTCGCTTCACAACATCTCTCCACCACAGCCTCAAAGTGCAGAGACCTTTTTTCTTGCTCCTCCATTACCGGCTCCCAAACGACAACGGCCAGTGGAAGAGCAGAGTTCAGGAGTAAatgca AACCCATTCCAGCCTGAGAACACTGCTGTGGTCCAGTCCCCTCACCTGCCGGGGCTCCAGCCTGCGTCCTCCGCTGTGGTCCAGTCCACTGTTTCGTCGGGGTTACCTGGGCAAACTACATCTTCAGAGCAAGTT GCCGTGGATGAACACAGTAGGGCAGGAATGGATCGTGTTGATGTGCTTGCGGAGTACTTGGTGGAACTACGAAAGGAAAAAGGCCTAACTCTTACCAACCAGCAGGCCAACACCATTGTGGGTCTTTGGCATAAATTGGAGCAAAATGATAAAGACCGGATTTTGTATGCTGCACGACATCAGGAACGACTGCTCACTGGTCGATTTAGGTCACCCAAAAAGAAGGCTGTTTATGCAGGAGTTGAAAGCACAAAAAGGTGTGTACTTGGTTCTTCTGGTTCTGCTGCTCAATGGCCAGATTGCAGCCGACTTATTGAAATGATCTTTATCAGGTTGTGCAACATTCATAGTAGCCCCAAAAAAATTGGACACCAAACTTTTTCTAGGTGGTCACAAATTCTAAATGATTACAAAAACATTCGACAGCTAATTTTGAACAATGGCATTATTATGAAAGACACAACCCTGCAACTTGTCACTGTAAACCAGACCACCTTAATACAGTGGCAtaacaaaagatttaaagcacAAGATGTTGCCATTCTGATGCAAGGGCTGGTACTGCCTCAGGAACGGCCCATTGCCAGTGAACCACTGCTCCCAGTAAATGCTAGGCCCACTCAACTCACACCACACAAACATGAACACACTTACAACCTGCCACCTGACACCACTGGccaggcaaaaacaaaactcactaTCAGAgacagagctgagctgaaaaccaTTCAGCCAAAACCCCCTGCATCTCAGCCAACAGTTTTTTATATGCCACTCCACATGCCATCTACCACTGCAGCAGGCAACAATTTGccacagcttctgctgccacCCCCCACTACACCAAACATCATATGCCCACCATATTCTAAAACACCTACAGGCCTTACCCAAACCCAAGAGACAACCCAAAAAGAAAAGCGCAAATACACAAGGACAGTCACATCCAACAGATGCACTAAATGCGGTGAGCCACGCACCACAGAAACTGGCCATAGCCAATACAAAGGCAGGATTTACTGCCCAAACAGGGAGACACTGACCAAAGAGCAGTGGCTCAGAAGAATGAGAAAATAA
- the LOC124882562 gene encoding uncharacterized protein LOC124882562 isoform X3, translating into MSKQNSKSHKAMDDNEWFSRLRSFASTGVWPSDAGNRPAPRQQKWYTLYQKIEKCPLLLRGQRTLFSQPQGCLCGFHLPKVPTASSRPTSSAAQSTNSQSSSIMLQTATPVKYPTGYSTPGTLAKRPKLTLSSFERSRFGGRHVENAKPNINVARKTHTNATRACTSTAAHSCADPVPAGGSLHNISPPQPQSAETFFLAPPLPAPKRQRPVEEQSSGVNANPFQPENTAVVQSPHLPGLQPASSAVVQSTVSSGLPGQTTSSEQVAVDEHSRAGMDRVDVLAEYLVELRKEKGLTLTNQQANTIVGLWHKLEQNDKDRILYAARHQERLLTGRFRSPKKKAVYAGVESTKRCVLGSSGSAAQWPDCSRLIEMIFIRLCNIHSSPKKIGHQTFSRWSQILNDYKNIRQLILNNGIIMKDTTLQLVTVNQTTLIQWHNKRFKAQDVAILMQGLVLPQERPIASEPLLPVNARPTQLTPHKHEHTYNLPPDTTGQAKTKLTIRDRAELKTIQPKPPASQPTVFYMPLHMPSTTAAGNNLPQLLLPPPTTPNIICPPYSKTPTGLTQTQETTQKEKRKYTRTVTSNRCTKCGEPRTTETGHSQYKGRIYCPNRETLTKEQWLRRMRK; encoded by the exons ATGTCTAAACAAAACTCCAAAAGCCACAAGGCTATGGATGATAACGAATGGTTCTCTAGACTGAGGTCTTTTGCTTCCACTGGTGTCTGGCCATCAGATGCAGGTAACCGACCTGCCCCAAGGCAACAGAAGTGGTACACTCTGTATCAGAAG ATAGAGAAGTGCCCACTACTGCTGAGAGGCCAGCGGACACTTTTCTCCCAGCCACAAGGGTGTTTGTGTGGGTTTCATCTTCCTAAG GTGCCTACAGCCTCATCTAGACCTACAAGCAGTGCAGCCCAATCAACTAACAGTCAAAGTAGTTCCATAATG CTCCAGACTGCTACTCCAGTCAAATACCCCACAGGTTACAGCACACCTGGAACTCTGGCAAAAAGGCCAAAACTCACCCTTTCTTCA TTTGAAAGGTCCAGATTTGGTGGCAGGCATGTGGAGAATGCAAAGCCAAATATAAATGTTGCACGAAAAACTCAT ACGAATGCAACACGTGCTTGTACAAGTACAGCAGCCCATTCTTGTGCGGATCCAGTGCCAGCAGGTGGTTCGCTTCACAACATCTCTCCACCACAGCCTCAAAGTGCAGAGACCTTTTTTCTTGCTCCTCCATTACCGGCTCCCAAACGACAACGGCCAGTGGAAGAGCAGAGTTCAGGAGTAAatgca AACCCATTCCAGCCTGAGAACACTGCTGTGGTCCAGTCCCCTCACCTGCCGGGGCTCCAGCCTGCGTCCTCCGCTGTGGTCCAGTCCACTGTTTCGTCGGGGTTACCTGGGCAAACTACATCTTCAGAGCAAGTT GCCGTGGATGAACACAGTAGGGCAGGAATGGATCGTGTTGATGTGCTTGCGGAGTACTTGGTGGAACTACGAAAGGAAAAAGGCCTAACTCTTACCAACCAGCAGGCCAACACCATTGTGGGTCTTTGGCATAAATTGGAGCAAAATGATAAAGACCGGATTTTGTATGCTGCACGACATCAGGAACGACTGCTCACTGGTCGATTTAGGTCACCCAAAAAGAAGGCTGTTTATGCAGGAGTTGAAAGCACAAAAAGGTGTGTACTTGGTTCTTCTGGTTCTGCTGCTCAATGGCCAGATTGCAGCCGACTTATTGAAATGATCTTTATCAGGTTGTGCAACATTCATAGTAGCCCCAAAAAAATTGGACACCAAACTTTTTCTAGGTGGTCACAAATTCTAAATGATTACAAAAACATTCGACAGCTAATTTTGAACAATGGCATTATTATGAAAGACACAACCCTGCAACTTGTCACTGTAAACCAGACCACCTTAATACAGTGGCAtaacaaaagatttaaagcacAAGATGTTGCCATTCTGATGCAAGGGCTGGTACTGCCTCAGGAACGGCCCATTGCCAGTGAACCACTGCTCCCAGTAAATGCTAGGCCCACTCAACTCACACCACACAAACATGAACACACTTACAACCTGCCACCTGACACCACTGGccaggcaaaaacaaaactcactaTCAGAgacagagctgagctgaaaaccaTTCAGCCAAAACCCCCTGCATCTCAGCCAACAGTTTTTTATATGCCACTCCACATGCCATCTACCACTGCAGCAGGCAACAATTTGccacagcttctgctgccacCCCCCACTACACCAAACATCATATGCCCACCATATTCTAAAACACCTACAGGCCTTACCCAAACCCAAGAGACAACCCAAAAAGAAAAGCGCAAATACACAAGGACAGTCACATCCAACAGATGCACTAAATGCGGTGAGCCACGCACCACAGAAACTGGCCATAGCCAATACAAAGGCAGGATTTACTGCCCAAACAGGGAGACACTGACCAAAGAGCAGTGGCTCAGAAGAATGAGAAAATAA
- the LOC124882562 gene encoding uncharacterized protein LOC124882562 isoform X1: MSLCKCNMNKIAYLSLQKMSKQNSKSHKAMDDNEWFSRLRSFASTGVWPSDAGNRPAPRQQKWYTLYQKIEKCPLLLRGQRTLFSQPQGCLCGFHLPKVPTASSRPTSSAAQSTNSQSSSIMLQTATPVKYPTGYSTPGTLAKRPKLTLSSFERSRFGGRHVENAKPNINVARKTHTNATRACTSTAAHSCADPVPAGGSLHNISPPQPQSAETFFLAPPLPAPKRQRPVEEQSSGVNANPFQPENTAVVQSPHLPGLQPASSAVVQSTVSSGLPGQTTSSEQVAVDEHSRAGMDRVDVLAEYLVELRKEKGLTLTNQQANTIVGLWHKLEQNDKDRILYAARHQERLLTGRFRSPKKKAVYAGVESTKRCVLGSSGSAAQWPDCSRLIEMIFIRLCNIHSSPKKIGHQTFSRWSQILNDYKNIRQLILNNGIIMKDTTLQLVTVNQTTLIQWHNKRFKAQDVAILMQGLVLPQERPIASEPLLPVNARPTQLTPHKHEHTYNLPPDTTGQAKTKLTIRDRAELKTIQPKPPASQPTVFYMPLHMPSTTAAGNNLPQLLLPPPTTPNIICPPYSKTPTGLTQTQETTQKEKRKYTRTVTSNRCTKCGEPRTTETGHSQYKGRIYCPNRETLTKEQWLRRMRK; the protein is encoded by the exons ATGAGTTTATGTAAATGCAATATGAATAAAATTGCTTATCTCTCATTACAGAAAATGTCTAAACAAAACTCCAAAAGCCACAAGGCTATGGATGATAACGAATGGTTCTCTAGACTGAGGTCTTTTGCTTCCACTGGTGTCTGGCCATCAGATGCAGGTAACCGACCTGCCCCAAGGCAACAGAAGTGGTACACTCTGTATCAGAAG ATAGAGAAGTGCCCACTACTGCTGAGAGGCCAGCGGACACTTTTCTCCCAGCCACAAGGGTGTTTGTGTGGGTTTCATCTTCCTAAG GTGCCTACAGCCTCATCTAGACCTACAAGCAGTGCAGCCCAATCAACTAACAGTCAAAGTAGTTCCATAATG CTCCAGACTGCTACTCCAGTCAAATACCCCACAGGTTACAGCACACCTGGAACTCTGGCAAAAAGGCCAAAACTCACCCTTTCTTCA TTTGAAAGGTCCAGATTTGGTGGCAGGCATGTGGAGAATGCAAAGCCAAATATAAATGTTGCACGAAAAACTCAT ACGAATGCAACACGTGCTTGTACAAGTACAGCAGCCCATTCTTGTGCGGATCCAGTGCCAGCAGGTGGTTCGCTTCACAACATCTCTCCACCACAGCCTCAAAGTGCAGAGACCTTTTTTCTTGCTCCTCCATTACCGGCTCCCAAACGACAACGGCCAGTGGAAGAGCAGAGTTCAGGAGTAAatgca AACCCATTCCAGCCTGAGAACACTGCTGTGGTCCAGTCCCCTCACCTGCCGGGGCTCCAGCCTGCGTCCTCCGCTGTGGTCCAGTCCACTGTTTCGTCGGGGTTACCTGGGCAAACTACATCTTCAGAGCAAGTT GCCGTGGATGAACACAGTAGGGCAGGAATGGATCGTGTTGATGTGCTTGCGGAGTACTTGGTGGAACTACGAAAGGAAAAAGGCCTAACTCTTACCAACCAGCAGGCCAACACCATTGTGGGTCTTTGGCATAAATTGGAGCAAAATGATAAAGACCGGATTTTGTATGCTGCACGACATCAGGAACGACTGCTCACTGGTCGATTTAGGTCACCCAAAAAGAAGGCTGTTTATGCAGGAGTTGAAAGCACAAAAAGGTGTGTACTTGGTTCTTCTGGTTCTGCTGCTCAATGGCCAGATTGCAGCCGACTTATTGAAATGATCTTTATCAGGTTGTGCAACATTCATAGTAGCCCCAAAAAAATTGGACACCAAACTTTTTCTAGGTGGTCACAAATTCTAAATGATTACAAAAACATTCGACAGCTAATTTTGAACAATGGCATTATTATGAAAGACACAACCCTGCAACTTGTCACTGTAAACCAGACCACCTTAATACAGTGGCAtaacaaaagatttaaagcacAAGATGTTGCCATTCTGATGCAAGGGCTGGTACTGCCTCAGGAACGGCCCATTGCCAGTGAACCACTGCTCCCAGTAAATGCTAGGCCCACTCAACTCACACCACACAAACATGAACACACTTACAACCTGCCACCTGACACCACTGGccaggcaaaaacaaaactcactaTCAGAgacagagctgagctgaaaaccaTTCAGCCAAAACCCCCTGCATCTCAGCCAACAGTTTTTTATATGCCACTCCACATGCCATCTACCACTGCAGCAGGCAACAATTTGccacagcttctgctgccacCCCCCACTACACCAAACATCATATGCCCACCATATTCTAAAACACCTACAGGCCTTACCCAAACCCAAGAGACAACCCAAAAAGAAAAGCGCAAATACACAAGGACAGTCACATCCAACAGATGCACTAAATGCGGTGAGCCACGCACCACAGAAACTGGCCATAGCCAATACAAAGGCAGGATTTACTGCCCAAACAGGGAGACACTGACCAAAGAGCAGTGGCTCAGAAGAATGAGAAAATAA
- the LOC124882562 gene encoding uncharacterized protein LOC124882562 isoform X2, which yields MSLCKCNMNKIAYLSLQKMSKQNSKSHKAMDDNEWFSRLRSFASTGVWPSDAGNRPAPRQQKWYTLYQKIEKCPLLLRGQRTLFSQPQGCLCGFHLPKVPTASSRPTSSAAQSTNSQSSSIMLQTATPVKYPTGYSTPGTLAKRPKLTLSSFERSRFGGRHVENAKPNINVARKTHTNATRACTSTAAHSCADPVPAGGSLHNISPPQPQSAETFFLAPPLPAPKRQRPVEEQSSGNPFQPENTAVVQSPHLPGLQPASSAVVQSTVSSGLPGQTTSSEQVAVDEHSRAGMDRVDVLAEYLVELRKEKGLTLTNQQANTIVGLWHKLEQNDKDRILYAARHQERLLTGRFRSPKKKAVYAGVESTKRCVLGSSGSAAQWPDCSRLIEMIFIRLCNIHSSPKKIGHQTFSRWSQILNDYKNIRQLILNNGIIMKDTTLQLVTVNQTTLIQWHNKRFKAQDVAILMQGLVLPQERPIASEPLLPVNARPTQLTPHKHEHTYNLPPDTTGQAKTKLTIRDRAELKTIQPKPPASQPTVFYMPLHMPSTTAAGNNLPQLLLPPPTTPNIICPPYSKTPTGLTQTQETTQKEKRKYTRTVTSNRCTKCGEPRTTETGHSQYKGRIYCPNRETLTKEQWLRRMRK from the exons ATGAGTTTATGTAAATGCAATATGAATAAAATTGCTTATCTCTCATTACAGAAAATGTCTAAACAAAACTCCAAAAGCCACAAGGCTATGGATGATAACGAATGGTTCTCTAGACTGAGGTCTTTTGCTTCCACTGGTGTCTGGCCATCAGATGCAGGTAACCGACCTGCCCCAAGGCAACAGAAGTGGTACACTCTGTATCAGAAG ATAGAGAAGTGCCCACTACTGCTGAGAGGCCAGCGGACACTTTTCTCCCAGCCACAAGGGTGTTTGTGTGGGTTTCATCTTCCTAAG GTGCCTACAGCCTCATCTAGACCTACAAGCAGTGCAGCCCAATCAACTAACAGTCAAAGTAGTTCCATAATG CTCCAGACTGCTACTCCAGTCAAATACCCCACAGGTTACAGCACACCTGGAACTCTGGCAAAAAGGCCAAAACTCACCCTTTCTTCA TTTGAAAGGTCCAGATTTGGTGGCAGGCATGTGGAGAATGCAAAGCCAAATATAAATGTTGCACGAAAAACTCAT ACGAATGCAACACGTGCTTGTACAAGTACAGCAGCCCATTCTTGTGCGGATCCAGTGCCAGCAGGTGGTTCGCTTCACAACATCTCTCCACCACAGCCTCAAAGTGCAGAGACCTTTTTTCTTGCTCCTCCATTACCGGCTCCCAAACGACAACGGCCAGTGGAAGAGCAGAGTTCAGGA AACCCATTCCAGCCTGAGAACACTGCTGTGGTCCAGTCCCCTCACCTGCCGGGGCTCCAGCCTGCGTCCTCCGCTGTGGTCCAGTCCACTGTTTCGTCGGGGTTACCTGGGCAAACTACATCTTCAGAGCAAGTT GCCGTGGATGAACACAGTAGGGCAGGAATGGATCGTGTTGATGTGCTTGCGGAGTACTTGGTGGAACTACGAAAGGAAAAAGGCCTAACTCTTACCAACCAGCAGGCCAACACCATTGTGGGTCTTTGGCATAAATTGGAGCAAAATGATAAAGACCGGATTTTGTATGCTGCACGACATCAGGAACGACTGCTCACTGGTCGATTTAGGTCACCCAAAAAGAAGGCTGTTTATGCAGGAGTTGAAAGCACAAAAAGGTGTGTACTTGGTTCTTCTGGTTCTGCTGCTCAATGGCCAGATTGCAGCCGACTTATTGAAATGATCTTTATCAGGTTGTGCAACATTCATAGTAGCCCCAAAAAAATTGGACACCAAACTTTTTCTAGGTGGTCACAAATTCTAAATGATTACAAAAACATTCGACAGCTAATTTTGAACAATGGCATTATTATGAAAGACACAACCCTGCAACTTGTCACTGTAAACCAGACCACCTTAATACAGTGGCAtaacaaaagatttaaagcacAAGATGTTGCCATTCTGATGCAAGGGCTGGTACTGCCTCAGGAACGGCCCATTGCCAGTGAACCACTGCTCCCAGTAAATGCTAGGCCCACTCAACTCACACCACACAAACATGAACACACTTACAACCTGCCACCTGACACCACTGGccaggcaaaaacaaaactcactaTCAGAgacagagctgagctgaaaaccaTTCAGCCAAAACCCCCTGCATCTCAGCCAACAGTTTTTTATATGCCACTCCACATGCCATCTACCACTGCAGCAGGCAACAATTTGccacagcttctgctgccacCCCCCACTACACCAAACATCATATGCCCACCATATTCTAAAACACCTACAGGCCTTACCCAAACCCAAGAGACAACCCAAAAAGAAAAGCGCAAATACACAAGGACAGTCACATCCAACAGATGCACTAAATGCGGTGAGCCACGCACCACAGAAACTGGCCATAGCCAATACAAAGGCAGGATTTACTGCCCAAACAGGGAGACACTGACCAAAGAGCAGTGGCTCAGAAGAATGAGAAAATAA